The following are from one region of the Microbacterium paraoxydans genome:
- a CDS encoding helix-turn-helix domain-containing protein: MPEVPDVRFLTVAEVAELMRVSKMTVYRLVHAGDLPAIRFGRSYRVPESAVAEALQRPIADAG, from the coding sequence ATGCCCGAGGTTCCAGACGTCCGATTCCTGACGGTGGCCGAAGTCGCCGAGCTCATGCGCGTGTCCAAGATGACCGTGTACCGGCTCGTGCACGCCGGTGACCTCCCCGCCATCCGATTCGGACGGAGCTACCGCGTGCCGGAGTCCGCCGTCGCGGAGGCTCTGCAGCGGCCCATCGCCGACGCCGGCTGA
- a CDS encoding rhodanese-like domain-containing protein, with protein MKSITVAELAERSGTPLIDVREVNEFQAGHVPGAVNIPMSEIGNRLDELPAESFDVICQAGGRSARVVEALESRGYDATNVEGGTGEWIAQGREVEVPSS; from the coding sequence ATGAAGTCGATCACCGTCGCCGAACTCGCCGAGCGCTCCGGCACGCCCCTCATCGATGTCCGGGAGGTGAACGAGTTCCAGGCGGGCCACGTTCCCGGCGCCGTGAACATCCCGATGTCGGAGATCGGCAACCGCCTGGACGAGCTCCCCGCCGAGTCGTTCGACGTGATCTGCCAGGCCGGCGGCCGCTCGGCCCGCGTGGTCGAGGCGCTCGAGTCCCGCGGTTACGACGCCACCAACGTCGAGGGCGGTACCGGCGAGTGGATCGCGCAGGGACGCGAGGTCGAGGTCCCGTCGTCGTGA
- a CDS encoding glutaredoxin family protein, protein MTTLTLIGKPDCHLCAVASEVVDAVVAELPDAAAERIQIVEASIQDDPALYEQWWEKIPVVLIDGRMHAHWRVSPDRLREALEEAVDAEARADQKELR, encoded by the coding sequence GTGACGACGCTGACCCTCATCGGCAAGCCCGACTGCCATCTGTGCGCCGTGGCCTCCGAGGTCGTCGACGCGGTCGTCGCCGAACTGCCGGACGCCGCCGCGGAGCGCATCCAGATCGTCGAGGCGTCGATCCAGGACGACCCCGCCCTGTACGAGCAGTGGTGGGAGAAGATCCCCGTCGTCCTCATCGACGGGCGAATGCATGCGCACTGGCGGGTGTCCCCCGACCGACTGCGCGAGGCGCTGGAAGAAGCCGTCGACGCGGAGGCCCGCGCCGACCAGAAGGAGCTGCGATGA
- a CDS encoding amino acid ABC transporter permease, with protein sequence MALRRTTKQKLYRYSIYAVLLAIVVWAIVSTDWARIAQLYFNPEVAAKMLPGIITTALVNTLWFTAVAFAGGLLLGILLALMKLSVIAPFRWIATAWIELFRGLPAILTIFAIAFILPIGLGVPATRLGGPVVLGLIGLILVASAYMAETIRAGIQAVPKGQTEAARSLGMSPMKTTFWIVVPQGFRIIIPPLTNEFVLLLKDTSLLFVAGSFIWSKELTNFARDAATQNANGTPLIMAAILYLIVTIPLTRLSAWLERRMARTR encoded by the coding sequence ATGGCGTTGAGGCGCACCACGAAACAGAAGCTGTACCGGTACTCGATCTACGCGGTGCTGCTCGCGATCGTCGTCTGGGCGATCGTCAGCACCGACTGGGCGCGGATCGCGCAGCTCTACTTCAACCCCGAGGTCGCGGCGAAGATGCTCCCGGGCATCATCACCACGGCGCTCGTCAACACCCTGTGGTTCACGGCGGTGGCGTTCGCAGGCGGCTTGCTGCTCGGCATCCTGCTGGCGCTGATGAAGCTCTCGGTGATCGCGCCGTTCCGGTGGATCGCGACGGCGTGGATCGAGCTGTTCCGCGGTCTGCCCGCGATCCTCACGATCTTCGCGATCGCGTTCATCCTGCCGATCGGTCTCGGTGTGCCGGCGACCCGCCTCGGCGGGCCGGTGGTCCTGGGCCTGATCGGTCTGATCCTCGTGGCCTCCGCCTACATGGCAGAGACGATCCGGGCCGGAATCCAGGCAGTCCCGAAGGGACAGACCGAGGCGGCGCGTTCGCTCGGCATGTCGCCCATGAAGACGACCTTCTGGATCGTGGTCCCGCAGGGCTTCCGGATCATCATCCCGCCGCTGACGAACGAGTTCGTGCTGCTGCTGAAGGACACGTCGCTGCTGTTCGTCGCGGGCTCCTTCATCTGGTCGAAGGAGCTCACGAACTTCGCTCGTGACGCAGCGACGCAGAACGCCAACGGAACGCCGCTGATCATGGCGGCGATCCTCTACCTGATCGTGACGATCCCGCTCACGCGTCTCAGCGCGTGGCTCGAGCGTCGGATGGCGAGGACACGATGA
- a CDS encoding Dabb family protein yields the protein MTIRHVVTWKLAAEDAGERQAQAAEVARRLNALDGVVPQLRSIWAGANDVYPDANWDVTLVADFDSVADLEQYQVHPAHEEVAGYIRSVVSGRVAVDAEL from the coding sequence ATGACCATCCGCCATGTCGTGACCTGGAAGCTCGCCGCGGAGGACGCGGGGGAGCGACAGGCCCAGGCGGCCGAGGTCGCCCGTCGGCTCAACGCCCTCGACGGAGTCGTGCCGCAGCTGCGCAGCATCTGGGCCGGTGCGAACGACGTCTACCCGGACGCGAACTGGGACGTGACGCTGGTCGCGGACTTCGACTCCGTCGCCGACCTCGAGCAGTACCAGGTGCACCCTGCGCACGAGGAGGTCGCCGGGTACATCCGCTCGGTCGTCTCCGGCCGTGTGGCGGTCGACGCCGAGCTCTGA
- a CDS encoding basic amino acid ABC transporter substrate-binding protein: protein MSRRNLFAGLAIAATATLALAGCATGSSDAGSGGESAAGDDYGLIEAGKLTVCSDIPYPPFEFEGDDGEYTGFDIDLLGAIAEQLDLELSVQDVGFDALQSGTTLAAGQCDIGASAMTITDERKANIDFSDPYYDSLQSLLVRTDSGIKSIDDLDGKNVGVQQGTTGEAYATENAKGAQLVQYPSDGELWPAMQAGQIDAILQDQPVNLEHEKADSAYKIVETYETDESYGFAFAKGEKDELREAVNEALQELRDNGEYDTIYNEYFTAN from the coding sequence ATGTCCCGTCGTAACCTCTTCGCCGGCCTCGCGATCGCGGCCACCGCCACCCTCGCACTCGCCGGATGCGCCACCGGCTCCTCCGATGCGGGCAGCGGCGGCGAGTCCGCTGCCGGTGACGACTACGGACTCATCGAGGCGGGCAAGCTGACCGTCTGCTCCGACATCCCCTACCCGCCGTTCGAGTTCGAGGGCGACGACGGTGAGTACACCGGCTTCGACATCGACCTCCTCGGTGCGATCGCCGAGCAGCTCGACCTCGAGCTCTCCGTGCAGGATGTGGGCTTCGATGCGCTGCAGTCCGGCACGACTCTCGCCGCCGGCCAGTGCGACATCGGTGCCTCGGCCATGACGATCACCGACGAGCGCAAGGCCAACATCGACTTCTCGGACCCGTACTACGACTCGCTGCAGTCGCTCCTCGTGCGCACCGACTCGGGGATCAAGTCCATCGACGACCTCGACGGCAAGAACGTCGGCGTGCAGCAGGGCACGACCGGCGAGGCCTACGCCACGGAGAACGCGAAGGGCGCGCAGCTCGTGCAGTACCCGTCGGACGGCGAACTGTGGCCCGCGATGCAGGCCGGGCAGATCGACGCCATCCTGCAGGATCAGCCCGTCAACCTCGAGCACGAGAAGGCCGACTCCGCCTACAAGATCGTCGAGACGTACGAGACCGACGAGTCCTACGGCTTCGCCTTCGCCAAGGGGGAGAAGGACGAACTCCGCGAGGCCGTGAACGAGGCTCTGCAGGAGCTCCGGGACAACGGCGAGTACGACACCATCTACAACGAGTACTTCACGGCCAACTGA
- a CDS encoding 30S ribosomal protein bS22, which yields MGSVIKKRRKRMAKKKHRKLLRKTRHQRRNKK from the coding sequence GTGGGTTCTGTCATCAAGAAGCGCCGCAAGCGCATGGCGAAGAAGAAGCACCGCAAGCTGCTTCGCAAGACTCGCCACCAGCGCCGCAACAAGAAGTAA